From one Nocardioides sp. Kera G14 genomic stretch:
- a CDS encoding thiamine pyrophosphate-binding protein, whose product MKVYEAMAEAFVAEGATTVYGMMGDANMHWMNAMAERGVELLEARHEGSGLAMADGWARGAGKVGVATTTSGPGVTQLATSLVCASRARTPMVLFCGESARGDLTATQYLDQQKFAEGVECEFVHVLTATKAQDAVRRAFWLARTKSRPVMVSAPFDVQLEEFDGAPFYLTSTELVDAAPRIPDPARIREAAAIIEESKRVVVLIGRGARTADAGDQVVELAELTRALVATTLQVKNWLRDRTPYYAGISGLYGTQAAHELLQEADCVIAVGASLNQFTTEHGYLYPAARMIQLDHADQVVTGTGQPVDCYVRGDARASLDRLLEVLRNNPTRSEGFHDEDIAARLREADTLRESFHREEGRLDPREVVLALDELMPQELPLVLGSGHQVDFGTMLFTRPREIVSNYGMFGAIGQAPLITMGWSLGRGRQPTVVIEGDASFIMHLAEFDTAVRYGWPVLIVVMNDEALGAEFHKSAAHGLRPELSAIPSPDLGAIALAMGGSGATVRTMADLQQAVGRYLANPGPTVIDVRISREVLSVPYRRLHFAEDV is encoded by the coding sequence GTGAAGGTCTATGAGGCAATGGCGGAGGCGTTCGTCGCCGAGGGTGCCACCACCGTTTACGGGATGATGGGCGACGCCAACATGCACTGGATGAATGCGATGGCCGAGCGGGGCGTCGAACTCCTCGAGGCGCGCCATGAGGGCTCCGGCCTCGCCATGGCTGACGGATGGGCGCGAGGGGCCGGGAAGGTTGGGGTCGCCACCACCACGAGTGGTCCCGGCGTCACCCAACTCGCCACCAGCCTGGTGTGTGCCAGCCGCGCCCGGACCCCGATGGTGCTCTTCTGTGGCGAGTCCGCCCGTGGTGACCTCACCGCGACGCAGTACTTGGACCAGCAGAAGTTCGCCGAAGGCGTCGAGTGCGAGTTCGTCCACGTGTTGACGGCCACCAAGGCCCAGGACGCGGTTCGGCGGGCATTCTGGCTGGCCCGGACCAAGTCCCGGCCGGTCATGGTGAGCGCACCCTTCGACGTCCAGCTCGAGGAGTTCGATGGTGCACCCTTCTATCTGACGTCGACCGAGCTGGTCGACGCCGCTCCCCGGATCCCCGACCCGGCAAGGATCCGGGAGGCGGCGGCGATCATCGAGGAGAGCAAGCGGGTCGTCGTCCTGATCGGGCGGGGTGCACGGACCGCCGACGCAGGCGACCAGGTCGTCGAGCTGGCCGAGCTGACCCGGGCGCTCGTCGCAACGACCCTGCAGGTGAAGAACTGGCTTCGGGACCGCACGCCCTACTACGCCGGGATCTCGGGCCTCTACGGCACTCAGGCGGCACACGAGCTGCTCCAGGAGGCCGACTGTGTGATTGCCGTCGGGGCGAGCCTCAACCAGTTCACCACCGAACACGGCTACCTCTACCCGGCGGCGCGGATGATCCAGCTCGATCACGCCGACCAGGTCGTCACTGGCACCGGTCAGCCGGTCGACTGCTACGTCCGCGGCGACGCTCGCGCTTCGCTCGACCGGCTGCTCGAGGTCCTCCGCAACAACCCAACTCGAAGCGAGGGCTTCCACGACGAGGACATCGCCGCCCGGCTGCGGGAGGCCGACACCTTGCGCGAGTCGTTCCACCGCGAGGAAGGGCGCCTCGACCCTCGCGAGGTCGTCCTGGCTCTCGACGAGCTGATGCCGCAAGAGCTTCCACTCGTGCTCGGCAGCGGGCACCAGGTCGACTTCGGCACCATGCTCTTCACGCGTCCGCGGGAGATCGTCAGCAACTACGGCATGTTCGGCGCCATCGGACAGGCACCGCTCATCACGATGGGCTGGAGCTTGGGCCGGGGCCGTCAGCCCACCGTCGTCATCGAGGGTGACGCGAGCTTCATCATGCACCTGGCCGAGTTCGACACCGCCGTCCGCTACGGCTGGCCCGTCCTCATCGTCGTGATGAACGACGAGGCACTCGGCGCCGAGTTCCACAAGTCTGCTGCCCACGGGCTGCGCCCGGAGCTCTCGGCCATTCCGTCACCCGACCTGGGGGCGATCGCTCTCGCCATG
- a CDS encoding HpcH/HpaI aldolase family protein — protein MTRLNRVIALLEQGATVFGGFAAPEPAAAVSVRDVAYDLVLFEAEHKPWDAPLLKDALQYLLDRRQLVGAETVTAPITPIVRIPANGGERSQWHAKQALDLGAFGVVWPHIDTVEDARNAVSACRYPRLDRPKEEPPGLRGDSPAWAARYWGIPTSEYYQRADVWPLAPSGEILVVLMIESVQAIENLDDILGEVPGIGLIMIGEGDLSQELGLPREYEHPTVLELKRRVLATCAAHGVAVAHPHVTQANVEQVLADGYRVLLTAPVVKYPGLDRGRALAGR, from the coding sequence ATGACTCGCCTCAACCGTGTCATCGCGCTCCTCGAGCAGGGTGCGACTGTCTTCGGCGGCTTTGCCGCACCCGAGCCGGCCGCGGCTGTCTCTGTGCGCGACGTCGCCTACGACCTGGTCCTCTTCGAAGCGGAGCACAAGCCGTGGGATGCCCCATTGCTCAAGGACGCCCTGCAGTACCTGCTCGACCGGCGTCAGCTCGTCGGCGCCGAGACGGTCACTGCTCCCATCACACCCATCGTGCGAATTCCGGCCAACGGCGGGGAGCGCTCGCAGTGGCACGCCAAGCAGGCTCTCGATCTCGGAGCCTTCGGCGTCGTCTGGCCCCACATCGACACCGTGGAGGACGCGCGCAATGCGGTGTCCGCCTGTCGCTATCCCCGGCTGGACCGGCCCAAGGAAGAACCGCCGGGGCTCCGCGGAGACAGCCCGGCGTGGGCGGCCCGGTACTGGGGCATCCCCACCTCGGAGTACTACCAGCGGGCCGATGTCTGGCCCCTCGCCCCCTCCGGGGAGATCCTCGTCGTCCTGATGATCGAGAGCGTCCAGGCGATCGAGAACCTCGACGACATCCTGGGCGAAGTTCCCGGCATCGGCCTGATCATGATCGGCGAGGGCGACCTCAGCCAGGAGCTCGGGCTCCCTCGCGAGTATGAGCATCCGACCGTCCTGGAGCTGAAGCGACGGGTTCTCGCGACGTGCGCCGCACATGGCGTCGCGGTCGCCCACCCGCATGTCACGCAGGCGAACGTCGAGCAGGTTCTTGCCGACGGCTACCGAGTGCTCCTGACCGCCCCTGTCGTGAAGTACCCCGGTCTCGACCGCGGCCGTGCCCTCGCCGGTCGCTGA
- a CDS encoding amidohydrolase family protein has protein sequence MYIDCHTHFTTVPDALKEWRDRQIAEYEEHGGHLSPDGIEISDDELVQALTSGQLALQAEHGIDLSLLSPIAGKMAHHYGDQETSTTWSRLANDTVYRAVQLFPQSFVGVAQLPQSPGSPIDACVEELHRCVEDLGFVGCNLNPDPSDGSWAAPPITDRSYYPLYEAMVELGVPAMVHASMSANPAVHGTCAHYLNGDTTAFMQLCLSDLFRDFPDLKLIIPHGGGAVPYHWGRYQGVMLDQGRGDLIELIGRNVFFDTCVYWQRGMQLLVDTVPSSNILFASEMIGAVRGIDPSRGRRYDDTRSLLESLDGVSQDDLSAISSGNALRVFPRLAAALDERGITLPETALSIPVAVS, from the coding sequence ATGTACATCGACTGCCACACGCACTTCACCACCGTCCCCGACGCCCTCAAGGAGTGGCGCGACCGCCAGATCGCGGAATATGAGGAGCACGGCGGGCACCTCTCACCCGACGGCATCGAGATCTCAGACGACGAGCTGGTCCAGGCGCTCACGAGTGGCCAACTGGCTCTGCAGGCGGAACACGGCATCGACCTCTCCCTCCTGTCGCCGATCGCAGGAAAGATGGCGCACCACTACGGCGATCAGGAGACCAGCACCACCTGGTCGCGTCTCGCCAACGACACGGTGTACCGGGCGGTCCAGCTCTTCCCACAGAGCTTCGTCGGAGTGGCGCAGCTGCCGCAGTCGCCGGGATCGCCGATCGACGCCTGTGTCGAGGAGCTGCACCGATGTGTCGAGGACCTCGGCTTCGTCGGCTGCAATCTCAACCCCGATCCCTCGGACGGGAGCTGGGCGGCGCCCCCGATCACGGACCGCTCCTACTACCCCCTCTACGAGGCGATGGTCGAGCTCGGCGTGCCTGCGATGGTGCATGCGTCGATGTCGGCGAACCCGGCTGTGCACGGCACCTGCGCCCACTACCTGAACGGTGACACCACCGCCTTCATGCAACTGTGCCTCTCCGATCTCTTCCGGGACTTCCCCGACCTGAAGTTGATCATCCCGCACGGCGGCGGCGCAGTGCCCTACCACTGGGGCCGTTACCAGGGCGTCATGCTGGACCAGGGCCGCGGTGATCTCATCGAGCTCATCGGGCGCAACGTCTTCTTCGACACCTGCGTCTACTGGCAGCGCGGAATGCAGCTCCTCGTCGACACGGTGCCCTCCTCCAACATCCTCTTCGCCTCCGAGATGATCGGCGCCGTCCGCGGCATCGACCCGTCGCGAGGGCGGCGATACGACGACACCAGGTCGCTGCTGGAGTCCTTGGACGGAGTGAGCCAGGACGACCTCTCGGCGATCTCGTCGGGCAATGCGCTGCGGGTCTTCCCCCGGCTCGCGGCCGCCCTCGACGAGCGCGGGATCACCCTGCCCGAGACAGCGCTCTCCATCCCGGTCGCCGTCTCCTGA